From the genome of Flavobacterium sediminis:
CTCATATTTTGGTCGTTTGATCTATGATTTTGACAATAGATATAGTCTTTCAGCTTCTTGGCGTGCAGACCGATCGTCAAAATTTGATCCGGTTGTTGATGGTGGAAAAAAACAATGGGGATATTTCCCGGCTGTAGCTGTCTCTTGGAAATTATCAAATGAAAAATTTATGGAAAATACCAGAAAGTATATTGACAATATCAAGTTCAGAATTGGATATGGTGAAACAGGGAACCAACAAATTCCGAATAACCGTTATACGGCTTTGTTACAACCGGGAGGTTCAGGTTTAGGATCTTCTTATACAGTGGGGAATATGCCGAATCCTGATTTGACATGGGAATCAATGCAACAAACTAACTTTGGTCTTGATTTTACGTTATTTGATTCCAGATTATCAGCTAGTTTAGATTATTATGTGAAAAAATCTAAAGGATTTTTGTTCCAGGTACCTTTACCGGATTATTTAACAGGAGGGAGTTCCTATTATGGCGGAATTGAATCACCATATTCAAACATAGGTTCTATGGAGAATAGAGGATATGATGTTACTTTAAACTATAAAACAAAAGGAGAAAGTGATTTTTCGTGGAGTTCAACTTTAGTATTATCACATTACAAGAACAAACTATTATCTCTTCAAGACGGACTTATACTGATTCAGGACATTCAGACAAACGGTTATATGCCAGTTTCTGTAACGAATACAGTTGTTGGTCAGCCAATAGGAATGTTTTATGGATACGTTGCTGAAGGATTATTTCAAACGCAAGAGGAGTTGAATAATGCACCGATCCAATTTGGTCAATCTGTTGGAGATCAGCCGGGAGAAACTTGGTTGGGTGATGTAAAATATAAAGATGTGAACGGAGATGGTGTAATTAATGAATTAGACAGAACTTTAATTGGTAACCCTAATCCTGATTTTACTTTTGGTTTTACTAATAATTTCAGATATAAAAGTTTCGATTTATCCGTTTTTGTTCAGGGTTCTGTTGGGAATGATATCATGAATTTAACATGGAGAAACGGAACAGCTAATTCACAATTATATACGAATCAGTTAGTTGAAGCAGCTAATTACTGGACTCCGACTAATACAAATACAGATATTCCGAGAGCATTAAATGGTGTTGGAAATGTTAATAATTTAGTTTCAACACGTTATATTGAAGATGGCTCTTATGCCAGAATTCAAAACGTAACTTTAGGCTATACACTACCATCTGATTTAGTAGCAAAAATTAAGATGTCAAGGATAAGGCTTTACGGAAGTGTACAAAACCTTCATACTTTCACTAAGTATAGAGGATATGATCCTGAAATTGGTTCATTTAACCAAAATGTTTTATTGTCGGGGATTGATAATGGTAGATATCCGACTCCAAGAACTTACTCATTTGGTGTTAATTTCGAATTCTAAAAAAAATGAAAATGAAAATGAATAAAAAAGTAATAGGACGTTTTACAGCAGTTTTAGCTTCTGTATTGATTCTGGCATCTTGTTCGCAAGATTTTACAGATAGACCTTCTGAAGATGCAATTAGTTTAGACTCTTACTATTCAACTAATGAACAAGTAGCATCTGCAACAAATGTATTATATTCCAGAACGTGGTTTAATTTTGAAACAAAGTTCTTTTTTGCAGTTGCAGAAGTAGGTTCCGGAAATATGTATACTAATTCATCAGATGTAAATGCATTACGCGATTTTTCAATGAATGGTAGTTATGCTATTTTGCAGGATGGATGGGCTTCATTATGGGCAAATATAGCACAGGCAAATGCCCTGATTAACTTTTTAGAGGAAAGAGTTGGACCGGATGTTGACCCTGAAGTTGTTCAGAATACAATCGGAGAGGCATACTTTTTAAGGGCTACAGCTTATTTCTATTTAGTACGTTTATGGGGGCTGTTCCGATTATTGAAAACAATCTGGATTATGCTAATTCTCCTCAAATTCCGACTAATAGAGTAGAGGATGTGTACACGCTGATTGAAATGGATTATTTGAAAGCTATTGATCGATTGTATGAAAAGAACAGAGGAAGTAACTATGCTGATAACGGACATGTTTCTAAAGGTTCGGCTAAAGCAATGTTAGCTAAAGTGTATCTATATGAACAAAAATATACAGAAGCAAAACAAATAGCAGAAGAAGTGATTAGTAGTGGTGAGTTTAAATTATTTGGCGGGCAAGAGCTTCCGGGTAAATCTTTTGCAGATCTATTCACATATCCTAATAATAATAATGAGGAATCAATCTTTGCTTTGCAATGGTTATGGGACGGAAATTACGGTTCCGGAAATATTTGTAACACTCAGTTCGGAATCAGTACAGGCAATTTAACAACTTCAAATTGTTCCTACGGAGGCGTTTTTGCACCTTCCCAAGATATTTTGAGTTTGTATGAGACTAACGATTTAAGAAGACATGAAACGATTATGTTTCCAGGAGAGGAGTATACAAATATTAAAGTACTTATTAATGGTGGACAAACTGAACAAATGGGCTTTATCGTACCGGCTGCAACAGCTATCGGTGGACAAGGAGCAGGAGCTGCAATTAAAAAATATGTAATTGGTATTGAAAACGGAAATGAAACCGGTCCGACTCAGACCAGCGGTAACGGAGCGATGTCTAATAATACCTATATCATGCGTTATGCAGAATTATTATTGATCCATGCTGAAGCTATATTAGCAGGTGGAGGAAGTACGAGTGATGTTTCGGCATTGAATTCTTTTAACGCAGTTAGAAACAGAGCCGGTTTACCTAGTGTAAGTTCTATTACATCAGAAGATATGTTTTTAGAAAGAAGAAAAGAGCTGGCTTTTGAAGGCGATTATTGGTTTGACTTGGGACGTAGACCAAGAGCAGAAGCAATAGCTATAATGTCAGCTCAAAATAGAGGAGACATGAATTATGCTCAATATTTTACGCCAACGGACGCAGATTTCTTATTAGATTATCCTGCTAATGAAGTGGCTAGAAATCCTAAGTTATTAGAGTCTCCGGTACCTTATGATTTTAACTAAAAAAAGAAATTTGATATGAAAAATAGAATTTTAAAAAGAATTACTGTTGCTGTTGTGACTGTATTTATCTTAGCTGTACAATTTTCTTGTTCAGATAGTGATCAGGATAATAGAGGGGGATGGTAAATCCTCCGGTCATAACAAGTGTAGTTTTGGCTAGTGATCCTGATTTAGAACCAGTTACTCAAGCGCAAGGAGGAACAATGGTCATTATTAGAGGATCTGGTTTTAACACGTTGAAAAATGTGTACTTTAATGATTTTGATACTTATTTCAACCCGGCAATGGTTACAGATACTGAGATTTTTGTAGCCATCGATATGGAGACACCTTATGAGGAAGATGCTCCTCAAACATTAAAAGTGGTGAATAAAAACGGAGAGTTTGTGTATCATTTTGTTGTAGCCCCACCAGCTCCGATTGTAAAAAGCTTTCAGCCGGTAAATGCTGTTGAAGGGGATCAAATTACAATTTACGGGAACTATTTCATAAACCCTACAGTTTCATTTGATGGTGCTCAGGCAACTGTTGTGTCTAATACTTTAACAGAAATTGTAGCTGTAATGCCGGCTAATGCACAGTATAAATATATTACAGTTGAGACTATTTCAGGTACAGCCTCTTGGGGTACAGCTGTAGGGACAGCAATTTACGATGACAATTTTTATGCACCTTGGACTATAGAAGCCTGGAATAATCATGTGTATGTTACTGATTTGGCAAATGCTTTTCAGGGAACTACATTTTTCAAAAAAGATATCCCGGGCTGGGATAATATTCAAGGAAACTGGGATTGGGACGATCAAATCTCTCAATATACCGGTATTAAATTTGCCGTTCGTTCAGATACTCCCGGAAAATTGGTTTTCATTTTCAACGGAAGTAACTGGGGAGATAGTAATTTCGCATTCGATACAACAACGGAATGGACAGAAGTGAGTTTTACTTGGCAACAGCTAAATAATGCAGACCACGTTCAAAATATCACTTTTCAAGAGTTTACAGGTGAGACACATACCTATTATTTTGATAATATTACATATACTGTTGATTAATAGATACCTATTTGAATTAGTTATTAATAAAAGCATCTTGATCTTCAAGATGCTTTTTTAAAATTATTAAAGATGAATAAAAAGAGCGTTATTTTATTGGTATTTCTGCTTTCAATGACTTTTATGCAAGCACAAAAGTTTATTGGTTTAGCTAAACAACCGCCTATGGGATGGAACTCGTGGAATACTTTTGAAATAAACATAGATGAAAAATTAGTAAAAGAAACCGCTGATTTGATAGTTTCAACAGGAATGAAAGAGGCAGGCTATGAATACATTGTATTGGATGACGGTTGGATGACAAAAGAAAGAGATGAAAACGGTGATTTGGTGCCTGATCCTTTAAAATTTCCTAGTGGAATGAAAGCTTTAGTCGAGTATGTTCATGCAAAAGGCTTAAAATTCGGATTGTATAATTGTGCAGGAACTCAAACTTGTGCGGGCTATCCAGGAACACGAGGATACGAATACCAAGATGCTCGTTTTTATGCGTCTTTAGGAATCGATTTTTTAAAATACGATTGGTGTAATACAGCAGGAATAGATGCTAAGGAAGCGTATACGACAATGAGTAAAGCGCTTAAAACAGCCGGAAGACCTATTGTTTTTAGTCTTTGTGAGTGGGGGATAACCAACCTTGGGAATGGGGTGAACCGATCGGGAATCTGTGGCGCATTTCAGGAGATATTTACCCGTGCTATGATTGTGAATACGTTCACAAAGAAGCAGCAGAGCCTTGGTCATCTTGGGGATTCTTTAAAATAGCAGAAATGCACAAAGGAATTCGCCAATATTCAGGACCAGATCATTGGAATGATTTTGACATGCTGGAAGTCGGAAACGGAATGAGCTATGAAGAAGATAAAAGTCATTTTACATTATGGTGTATGGTTGCTTCACCGTTAATTGCCGGAAATGATTTCAGAACGATGAAAAAAGAAACCCTTGAAATTCTGACAAATAAAGAACTGATAGCAATAAATCAAGATAAACTGGGAATACAAGGTTTTAAACATAGTGAAGAGAATGATCTGTCAATTTGGGTAAAACCCTTAGAAAACGGAAATTGGGCGATTAGCTTTTTTAATAAGAGCGATACAGAGCAAACGATAAATTTTGATTGGAAAGAACATCAGATCAAAGATGAGCTAAATGATTTAGAACTTTCTTTCGTTAAAGAAAACTATCAGATCAGAGATGCTTGGACGCATAAGGATTTGAAAACAACAAAAAAAGTGTTTAAAGCATCGATTAAATCACATGATGTTATTACTTTAATTTTAAAAAAATAATAAGATGAGGTATTTTGTTTTTTGGTGTACTTTTTTCTTGACTACAGTACAGGCTCAGTTTGTAAAAAACAATGGTGCTTTGCAAGTTGAAGGAACCCAGTTGGTTAATCAATATGGTAAACCGGTAGTGTTAAGAGGAATGAGTTTCGGATGGCATAGTTTTTGGCCCCGTTTTTATAATAAAAAAGCTGTAAAATGGCTTAAAAAAGATTGGCATTGCAATGTGGTAAGAGCTGCTATGGGTATTGAAGGAGGAGACGAAAATAAGACTTACAAAGATAATCCGGAGTTTGCCAAGGCTAAGGTCAAAGCCGTGATAGAAGGCGCTATTAAAGAGAATATTTATGTAATCGTTGATTGGCATAGTCACAATATAAATTTGGAAGAAGCTAAAGAATTCTTTGCAGAAATTGCTAAAGAATATGGTAAATACCCAAATATTATCTATGAAGTTTTTAATGAACCGGATGAAGAGAGTTGGGAGGAAGTGAAAACCTATGCTGAAGAAGTTATTGCAGTGATCAGAGCAATTGATTCCGATAATGTTATCTTGGTAGGGTGTCCGCATTGGGATCAGGATATTCATTTACCGGCCGCAGATCCTATCAAAGGGTATAAAAACCTGATGTATACAATGCATTTTTATGCGGCGACTCATGAAAAATGGCTACGAGATAGGGTAGATGCAGCTATGGCAAATGGTTTACCTGTTTTTATTTCTGAAAGTGCCGGAATGGAGGCTACCGGAGACGGTCCTTTAGATTATAAATCATGGCAGGAATATATCGATTGGATGGAAAGCAAAAAATTGAGCTGGATTACATGGTCGGTTTCAGATAAAGACGAAACATGTTCTGTACTCCGAAAAACAGCAAAATCGGAAGGAAATTGGAAACTGTCGGATCTGAAAGAATCGGGAGTTAAAATAAGAGAAGTTTTAAGAGAATTGAATAAAGAGAATTATTAGTTAAATAGATAAAAAAAGCCGAACATTTTTGTTCGGCTTTTTATTATTTTTTCAATTCAAGACTAAGTTGAAAGTTATTATTTTATTTTTCAGCTAACTCTTTTTCTTTTTTATCATAGTAACCGAATAAATGGTGCGTTTTGATAATTTCAGCAGTACCGGATGGTACCATGGTTTCCCAACCGCTTTCACCGTTATTGATCATTTTCAATATTTTTCGGGAGAAGATATCAAGATTCTCTTCTTCATAATCCTGAATGTCGACTACTTTACCGTTAAATTTAAAGAATTTGTACAATTCTTTCATTCTTGGATATACTTTCAGATTGTCGGAGTTGATGATGTTACCATCTTCATCTTTCATCGGATACAGGTAAACTTTAAGGTCACGGTAGAATAATTTACCGAAAGCCTCTAAAATACCACCCGATAAATGGCGGTAATATTTTTCGTCAAAAATTTCAACCAGATTGCTAACGCCCATAGTTAATCCCATACGAGCTTTAGTATAGTTAGAGAAATATTCGACTACTTTATAATACTCCTGGAAGTTTGATATCATTACCGTTTGTCCTAAAGAACATAATAATTCCGCTCTGTCCAAAAAGTCTCTTTCGTCAATTTCCCCTTCTGCTTTTAAGTTAGAAAGCGTAATTTCAAAGACCACAAAAGTATTCTCTTCGTCTACTTTATTTTCACGAATAAACATGTCGTATGACTTTTTGTACATATTCATGTTTACTTTAGTAACCGGTCTGAAACTACCTCTAAGCGCCAAGATATTCTTTTTATAAAGAACAGCAGCCGGTAAGATATTATTTCCGTCAGGACCAAACATTACAGCGTCAGTCATACCGTTTTTAACCAATTGTAAACTCATTAATCGGTTGTCTACATTAGCAAAACGCGGACCGGAAAAATTGATAGTATCTATTTCTAATTGATCTTTGTCTAAATGGTCATATAAATAACGCAATAATTTTTTAGGGTCATTGTGCTTGTAAAAAGCGCCATAGATCAGGTTAACCCCTAAAATCCCTAAAGTTTCTTGTTGCAAACGGGCATCATTCTCTTTAAAACGGATGTGGAGAATAATTTCATTGTAATCTTCATCAGGTTCTACCTGAAATTTAATTCCGACCCAACCGTGACCTTTGAATTTTTTTGCAAAATCGATAGTGGCAACGGTGTTTGCATAACTGAAGAATATTTTATTAGGATGTTTGTCGCGTTTTAAACGATCTTCAATAATTCTCGTTTCGTGAGCCAGCATTTTTTTTAACCGACTTTCTGTGACGTAACGACCGTCTTCTTCAATGCCATAAATGGCATCACTAAAATCTTTATCATATGCAGACATGGCTTTGGCAATGGTTCCTGAAGAAGCTCCTGCTCTGAAAAAATGACGGACAGTTTCCTGACCAGCTCCGATCTCGGCAAAAGTACCGTAAATATTATCGTTTAGATTAATTCGTAAGGCTTTGTCTTTGATGGATGGAATTTGTTCAATTTCCTTGTCTCCTCGTAGTTTAATATCGGTAACCATGCTTCTCATCTGCAATGATAATTAGGGAAAAATTTTAGTTTGTTTGTTTACGGCAAAGTTAATCAATTTGTAAAAGATAGCCTAATTATTTTTATTTTTGTAAGGTATGAAAGAAGCAAAATTATACTTTTTAGGTACCGGAACTTCTCAGGGAATTCCGGTTATCGGTAGTGACCATCCGGTGTGTTTAAGTAAGGATCCTAAGGATAAAAGACTTAGAGTTTCGGTTTGGATCAATTCCGGTGATTTTTCTGTTGTAATTGACTGCGGACCAGATTTTCGTCAGCAAATGTTACAAAGCAAATGTAAACATGTAGACGCTATTTTGTTTACTCATGAGCATGCAGATCATACTGCCGGACTGGATGACATCAGACCGTTTTATTTTAAACAGGGGATATTCCGGTATACGGACACAAAAGGGTGCTGAATAATCTGGCACGACGTTTTGATTATATTTTTGAAACCGAAAATAAATATCCGGGAGCTCCTTCTGTTACTCAGGTTGAAGTCAGGGAAGATGAATCTTTTACAATTAAAGACATCGTAATAGAACCGATCAATGCCTGGCACGGTTCGTTACAGGTTTTCGGGTACAAACTGTTGGATATAGTCTATCTGACTGATGTGAAACGTATCGATATAAGTGAGATAAACAAGATAAAAGGCTGTAAAGCTTTGGTTATAAATTGTTTGCGTGAAGAACCACACAATACGCATTTTAATTTAGAAGAAGCTTTAGATTTTATATCTTTGGTGCAACCTGAAAAGGCTTATTTAACGCATATAAGTCACATTTTCGGATTTCATGAAGAAATACAGGCTAAACTACCGGATAATGTGTATGTGGCCTATGATAATCTGGAAATTTCCTTGTGATGAGAAAGCATATAAAATAATAACAATAGAATTAATATATTACTGATGAAAAAAAATATCATTTTATTCCTTTTTGTTTTTTCTTTTTTGATCAATGTATTTCAATATGTCAATGCTACTAAAATTTTAGAAGCTAAAGAGCACGAGGTAGAAAGAACAAAAGAGCATTTAAAAATTGCCCGTGACTCAATAACACTGGTACAATACAACGATTATTTTGATATTGAAAAAGATCAGGATGCACAAGATTATTTCTACAATAAAGATTTAGATTACCAAAAAGTAATGGCTAAGGTAAATGAAGATTTAGTTTCCTTGAACACGAATCCAAAAGGAAATGCACTAGTACCTTATGAACCGATTGACGGTAAACCATTTTTAGTGAACAAAGCGAAGGTTTTAAATCACAGGTGGATCATTGCTGAATTCTCTAACGGTGATCTTTGGGGACAAATTCTGGTGAAGTATTTCTTCAATGAAGATAAACCGACTGATTTCGAAACGATAGAGACGGTTTTATACGAAAAGCAGAGACAACAATAAGATTTCTCTATAATCGTATCAATTCTTTTCATTTTTAACCATTTAGGCAGAAAGTACAATTTTGTATTTTTGAGACTAAACAATTGAACGTATGAAAATAGTTATATCTCCGGCCAAATCATTGGATTTTGAAACGGCAATCCCAACGCAAGAGTTTACTGAGTCACAATTCTTAGATAAAGCCAATAGCATTCAAAAAGTTTTAAAAAAGAAAAAGCCTAAGGATCTGATGGAATTGATGCACATTTCAGAAAAGTTAGCCGATTTGAATTGGCAACGCAATCAGGAATGGCAGTTACCGTTTACTCTTGAAAATGCACGGCAAGCTGTATATGCTTTTAACGGTGATGTATATGTCGGTTTAGATGCTTATTCAATTCCGGTTGAAAAACTCCCTGTTTTACAAGATAAATTGAGAATTCTTTCAGGTTTGTACGGTGTATTAAAACCATTAGATCTGATACAGCCTTATCGTTTAGAGATGGGAACTTCATTAGCTGTCGGTACTAAGAAGAATTTATATGAATTCTGGAAAAAGAAAATTACGGATGCATTGAATAAAGAGCTTCAAAAAGAGGAGCTATTTCTCAATCTGGCGAGTAACGAATATTTCAGTGCAGTAGATGTAAAAGTTTTAAAAGTTCCGGTCATTACTCCTGAATTTAAAGATTACAAAGACGGAAAGCTGAAAATGATTAGTTTTTTTGCTAAAAAAGCACGCGGCTTAATGGTTCGTTATATTTTGGATCACAATGTAGAAACACTTGAAGAGCTGAAAAACTTCAACTATGATGGTTATGCTTTTGATGCCAATCTGAGCAAGGGTAACACATTAGTTTTTACGCGATAATTTTTTTAATAAAACGAACACTTTCCCGTAGAACAAGTTCCGGATTTTCTTTGTGCACTGTATGTCCTGCCTCAGAAACAATAAGAGAAGCAGAAGGACCTTCTGTTTGGGTAACGATCTTTTTCACCTGTTCCGGAGAACCGAATTCGTCATTTTCACCTTGTATAATAAGGGATTTACATGATATTTGTCTTACAAAGTGTTCAATGTTCCAGGTTCTATATTCCGGAGAAGTCCAGGTTTTTGTCCAGGCATTAAATAAAGCTTCCGTTTTGTCACCGTGATAACGTTCCAGTTTTTGTTTTAAAGACGTTGTCTTATAATTCAGAACAGCCTCCTGAATTCCTTTTAATGTAACATCTTCTACAAAGATATGTGCTCCTTGGGTAATGATACCGATGGTTTTTTCAGGGTATTTGGCGGCAAAGATAAGTGCTATAGATCCACCATCACTGAAGCCAAATAAAACAGCTTTTTCAATTTCCCGGAATTCCATCAGATCGGCTAAAATATCGGCTTCCTCTTCTAAATAATTTACATCTCGTTTTGAATATGAGAAAGGACAGGATCTTCCATAACCTTGTCGGTCATAGAGTAGTACATTACAGTGCGTCTGTCTGGCCAGTTGTTCAGGAAAATCCCGCCATAGTTCCATACAGCCCAGTGAGTCATGTAAAAAAATGAG
Proteins encoded in this window:
- a CDS encoding IPT/TIG domain-containing protein, translated to MVNPPVITSVVLASDPDLEPVTQAQGGTMVIIRGSGFNTLKNVYFNDFDTYFNPAMVTDTEIFVAIDMETPYEEDAPQTLKVVNKNGEFVYHFVVAPPAPIVKSFQPVNAVEGDQITIYGNYFINPTVSFDGAQATVVSNTLTEIVAVMPANAQYKYITVETISGTASWGTAVGTAIYDDNFYAPWTIEAWNNHVYVTDLANAFQGTTFFKKDIPGWDNIQGNWDWDDQISQYTGIKFAVRSDTPGKLVFIFNGSNWGDSNFAFDTTTEWTEVSFTWQQLNNADHVQNITFQEFTGETHTYYFDNITYTVD
- a CDS encoding glycoside hydrolase family 27 protein, giving the protein MNKKSVILLVFLLSMTFMQAQKFIGLAKQPPMGWNSWNTFEINIDEKLVKETADLIVSTGMKEAGYEYIVLDDGWMTKERDENGDLVPDPLKFPSGMKALVEYVHAKGLKFGLYNCAGTQTCAGYPGTRGYEYQDARFYASLGIDFLKYDWCNTAGIDAKEAYTTMSKALKTAGRPIVFSLCEWGITNLGNGVNRSGICGAFQEIFTRAMIVNTFTKKQQSLGHLGDSLK
- a CDS encoding RagB/SusD family nutrient uptake outer membrane protein, which translates into the protein MKMNKKVIGRFTAVLASVLILASCSQDFTDRPSEDAISLDSYYSTNEQVASATNVLYSRTWFNFETKFFFAVAEVGSGNMYTNSSDVNALRDFSMNGSYAILQDGWASLWANIAQANALINFLEERVGPDVDPEVVQNTIGEAYFLRATAYFYLVRLWGLFRLLKTIWIMLILLKFRLIE
- a CDS encoding alpha/beta fold hydrolase; amino-acid sequence: MSLDLSQIAFKKITNYPDQPTLIFLHDSLGCMELWRDFPEQLARQTHCNVLLYDRQGYGRSCPFSYSKRDVNYLEEEADILADLMEFREIEKAVLFGFSDGGSIALIFAAKYPEKTIGIITQGAHIFVEDVTLKGIQEAVLNYKTTSLKQKLERYHGDKTEALFNAWTKTWTSPEYRTWNIEHFVRQISCKSLIIQGENDEFGSPEQVKKIVTQTEGPSASLIVSEAGHTVHKENPELVLRESVRFIKKIIA
- the yaaA gene encoding peroxide stress protein YaaA — translated: MKIVISPAKSLDFETAIPTQEFTESQFLDKANSIQKVLKKKKPKDLMELMHISEKLADLNWQRNQEWQLPFTLENARQAVYAFNGDVYVGLDAYSIPVEKLPVLQDKLRILSGLYGVLKPLDLIQPYRLEMGTSLAVGTKKNLYEFWKKKITDALNKELQKEELFLNLASNEYFSAVDVKVLKVPVITPEFKDYKDGKLKMISFFAKKARGLMVRYILDHNVETLEELKNFNYDGYAFDANLSKGNTLVFTR
- a CDS encoding glycoside hydrolase family 5 protein, with amino-acid sequence MRYFVFWCTFFLTTVQAQFVKNNGALQVEGTQLVNQYGKPVVLRGMSFGWHSFWPRFYNKKAVKWLKKDWHCNVVRAAMGIEGGDENKTYKDNPEFAKAKVKAVIEGAIKENIYVIVDWHSHNINLEEAKEFFAEIAKEYGKYPNIIYEVFNEPDEESWEEVKTYAEEVIAVIRAIDSDNVILVGCPHWDQDIHLPAADPIKGYKNLMYTMHFYAATHEKWLRDRVDAAMANGLPVFISESAGMEATGDGPLDYKSWQEYIDWMESKKLSWITWSVSDKDETCSVLRKTAKSEGNWKLSDLKESGVKIREVLRELNKENY
- a CDS encoding RagB/SusD family nutrient uptake outer membrane protein; the protein is MGAVPIIENNLDYANSPQIPTNRVEDVYTLIEMDYLKAIDRLYEKNRGSNYADNGHVSKGSAKAMLAKVYLYEQKYTEAKQIAEEVISSGEFKLFGGQELPGKSFADLFTYPNNNNEESIFALQWLWDGNYGSGNICNTQFGISTGNLTTSNCSYGGVFAPSQDILSLYETNDLRRHETIMFPGEEYTNIKVLINGGQTEQMGFIVPAATAIGGQGAGAAIKKYVIGIENGNETGPTQTSGNGAMSNNTYIMRYAELLLIHAEAILAGGGSTSDVSALNSFNAVRNRAGLPSVSSITSEDMFLERRKELAFEGDYWFDLGRRPRAEAIAIMSAQNRGDMNYAQYFTPTDADFLLDYPANEVARNPKLLESPVPYDFN
- a CDS encoding alpha-amylase family protein yields the protein MHKGIRQYSGPDHWNDFDMLEVGNGMSYEEDKSHFTLWCMVASPLIAGNDFRTMKKETLEILTNKELIAINQDKLGIQGFKHSEENDLSIWVKPLENGNWAISFFNKSDTEQTINFDWKEHQIKDELNDLELSFVKENYQIRDAWTHKDLKTTKKVFKASIKSHDVITLILKK
- a CDS encoding SusC/RagA family TonB-linked outer membrane protein, whose protein sequence is MIITTKSGKRGDGKISYEGYTSVANIYRKLDVMNLQQYARYQNNLAVAIGLPNSVRDEFSHPELLGNGTNWQDEVYQTAFTQSHQLAFSGGKDATTYYLSGGFMDQQGVLLGSGYKRYTMRANLDSKVKDWLKVGLNVGTGITNEKLTINQSYTGIISNALLQAPDIPVRNTDGSFAGPNDNSMAGASYYNPVAISMVRDNTLVRKNFLGNLYGEATIIDGLKYRAELGANTEFSTQEDFIPEYNWGIQTHNATELWRRNSNWYSINVKNLLTYDKTFGKHKVTLLAGQEANDSHWEGLNVYSTGAPVSDPATVNMGSTIRVTANDYYKGSAALFSYFGRLIYDFDNRYSLSASWRADRSSKFDPVVDGGKKQWGYFPAVAVSWKLSNEKFMENTRKYIDNIKFRIGYGETGNQQIPNNRYTALLQPGGSGLGSSYTVGNMPNPDLTWESMQQTNFGLDFTLFDSRLSASLDYYVKKSKGFLFQVPLPDYLTGGSSYYGGIESPYSNIGSMENRGYDVTLNYKTKGESDFSWSSTLVLSHYKNKLLSLQDGLILIQDIQTNGYMPVSVTNTVVGQPIGMFYGYVAEGLFQTQEELNNAPIQFGQSVGDQPGETWLGDVKYKDVNGDGVINELDRTLIGNPNPDFTFGFTNNFRYKSFDLSVFVQGSVGNDIMNLTWRNGTANSQLYTNQLVEAANYWTPTNTNTDIPRALNGVGNVNNLVSTRYIEDGSYARIQNVTLGYTLPSDLVAKIKMSRIRLYGSVQNLHTFTKYRGYDPEIGSFNQNVLLSGIDNGRYPTPRTYSFGVNFEF
- a CDS encoding TonB-dependent receptor; the encoded protein is MVTDIKLRGDKEIEQIPSIKDKALRINLNDNIYGTFAEIGAGQETVRHFFRAGASSGTIAKAMSAYDKDFSDAIYGIEEDGRYVTESRLKKMLAHETRIIEDRLKRDKHPNKIFFSYANTVATIDFAKKFKGHGWVGIKFQVEPDEDYNEIILHIRFKENDARLQQETLGILGVNLIYGAFYKHNDPKKLLRYLYDHLDKDQLEIDTINFSGPRFANVDNRLMSLQLVKNGMTDAVMFGPDGNNILPAAVLYKKNILALRGSFRPVTKVNMNMYKKSYDMFIRENKVDEENTFVVFEITLSNLKAEGEIDERDFLDRAELLCSLGQTVMISNFQEYYKVVEYFSNYTKARMGLTMGVSNLVEIFDEKYYRHLSGGILEAFGKLFYRDLKVYLYPMKDEDGNIINSDNLKVYPRMKELYKFFKFNGKVVDIQDYEEENLDIFSRKILKMINNGESGWETMVPSGTAEIIKTHHLFGYYDKKEKELAEK